In the Caballeronia sp. NK8 genome, GGTCCGACACGCCGACCACCTGAACCTGCGCGCGCATCAGCGGCCCCGTGCTCGACGTGCGAAAGCCGCCCGCCTCGCGCGCGAGCTTCGCCATGTACGACGCCGCCGCGACGATCGACGGCTCTTCCACCGCCATCGGCACCAGCACGTCGCGCCCGTTGATCTGGAAGTAGCCGGCCACTGCCATCGGCAATTCGAAGGTGCCGACCACGTTCTCGATCATGCCGTTCGCGGTATCGAGCGGCAGCGCGCCGGGTCTTGCGAGCAGCGCGTGCTCGGCGTCGTCGAGACCGGCGGCCTGCGCGATGTGACTGAGGCGCTGCGCGGGCGATAGCGCGCGGAAATTCGGCAACTTCGAATCGATCATGTGTCTTCCTCTGACTGGCTGTGTGTTTCCGACTGTCTGCTCGCGGCGCTTGCAGCGACGCATCGGCTGGGCCAATAATAGGCTGGCTGTACCCATTGCAAAGGTACAATTTCGGCAAACAGTGAGCGCACTGTACCTAATACGGCCGGGTCACTTTCAGAACGGATCAACACGATGCGGCATGAGAAGCCGAGCCTGTCGGCGACACTCGCGAACAATCTCGCCAGACAGATCACCGAAGGTGTCCTGCGCGCGGGAGACAAACTCCCGTCGATCAGGGAATACGCTGAGGCCAATGGATGCTCGAAGAACACCGTCATCAGCGCGTTCGACACGCTGACGGCGAACGGTCTCATCGAGCCTCGGCGCGGCGCGGGCTTTTACGTCGCGAGCGTGGTGAAGCCTCAACCACACGACGAAGACGCGCCCACGCTCGATCGCGCAATGGATTCCGTGTGGCTCATGCGCGAACAGTTGCAGAGCAAGCCGGACTTTCTCAATCTCGGCGAAGGCTTTCCGCCGGTCGCATGGCTCGAAGAAACGCGGCTCGATCACTTCCATCAGCGCGTGGTGCGAACGGGTGTCGCGTCGCTGTTTCGCTATGGCAGCCGTTTCGGCTATCTGCCTTTACGTCAGCATTTGCAGCAGAAGCTCGCCGGCTACGAGATCGAAGCCGCGCCGCAGCAGATCGTCCTCACGCACGGCGCGAATCAGGCGATGGACATGGTCGTGCGTTACTTCGTGCGCGCAGGCGACACCGTGCTCGTCGACGATCCGGGTTATTACGCGCTGTTCGGCAAGCTCAAGCTGTCGGGCGCGAATATCGTCGGCGTGCCGCGCGGTGTCGACGGGCCGGATATCGCCGCGCTCGAAGAATGCCTGAAGACGCATCGGCCACGGCTCTTTTTCACGCAGTCGGTCGGACACAATCCGACCGCGACGGACATCAGCGCGGCAAAGGCGCATCGCATCCTGCAACTTGCGGAGGCGCACGATCTGATCGTGGTCGAGAACGACGCCCTCGCCGATCTCAAGCCGCGCTCGGCCACGCGCATCAGCGCGCTTGATCAGTTGCGTCGCACGATTTATATCGGCAGCTTTTCTAAGTCGGTGTCAGCTGCGCTGCGCGTGGGCTTTCTCGCCTGCGATGCCGATCTCGCCAGCGATCTCGCCGACGTGAAGATGCTCACGCATGTGAGCAGCAGTGAGTATTGCGAGCGCACGCTCGATGCGATCGTGAGCGATGGTCATTTCCTGCGCCACACGAATCGCTTGCAGGACCGCCTCAAGCGTGCGACGGCGACGGGCGTCGAAGCGCTGACGCGTCTGAACGCGACCATCTTCAAGGTCAGCGACCAGAGTCTTTATCTATGGGCGCGTTTGCCGGGGCGCGACGATTCCATCGCGTTCGCGAAAGAGATGCTGGACAAGCATGTGATTCTCGCGCCGGGGACGATCTTCGCGGCGCATGCGAACAGCGTGTCGCCGTGGTGCCGCTTCAATGTTGCTTATTTGAATGATCCGAGATTCGAAAGGGCGTTGGGGTGATTTGATTCGGAATACCTAGAATTTCACCCTGAGCATGAAGCCGAGCGTGAACGGCAGATCGCTCGAAGGAATCGGCGGAATCAGGATGATGTTCGCGCCTACGCGCTTGTATTCGAGCATGATGAGCGGCGCGGCCACGGGTCCGACCGTATGGTTATGCCCGATGCCGTAACTGCCGTAGTCGTAACCCGAGATCAGGCCGGCCATCACGGCGAGCCTGATGTAATGCCAGTGAAGGAAGTCCGGCCCCCAGACGCCGCCGCCATAGAACGACGGTTTCGACAGCGAATTGCGAAAGTAGCCGCCCGTCACTGCCCATTGCGGCGCGACCCAGCATTCCACGCCGATGCCGGGATTGAACTGCTCGAAATCCTTGTCCGGGTGAAAGTGATGCGAGGCGACCATCGCGTCGAGCCACAGACCGTCGCCGCACCAGCTCGCATGTGCGGCAGGCATCCAGGCCGACGCGGCCAGCGCAGCCGCCGTCAATAAACGTGCGCGGAAAGTTCGGAAACGGGACAGCCATGTGCACATATGTTCTCGGTCAACGCGCGTGCGCGATGACGCCTTTTTTTGAGATGGTGGTCGAGGCGAACTCTACCTGATCGCGCCATTTTCGTGTGTGCTGACGAAAAGCGCGTGACGACTCGCGCACGCTTTTGCGTTCTCGGCGAAACTTGTCGAAGTTTCTCTTTTCGGAATTGAGGCAAAGCGCGATGAAGTTTTATAAGCGTGTCGTTTCGTTTCTGGCTGCTGCCGCGCTGACGGCTTGCACGCCGCTACAAGTGGTCACGCATCGCGTGTCGTCGAACGAGGCGAGCGTGCCGCCGGGGCACTATCAGCTCGATCCGCATCACTGGAACGTGTCGTTCGACGTCGATCATTTCCGCTATTCGCGCTTCGTGATCCGATTCGACAAGACAACGGCGCAGCTCGACTGGAATGCGGACGGCATGTCCGGAAGCTCGGTGCGCGCGACCATCGATGCGTCTAGCGTCAATACCAATGTGCCGTTGCTCGATCGTATGCTGAAAGGGCCGGATATGTTCGATGTGGCGCGCTATCCGGACATCGTCTTCGCCAGTACGGCTTTCCAGCGCACCGAAGACGACAAGGGCGTGTTGACGGGCGATCTGACGATACGCGGGACGACTAAGCCAGTCACGCTCAACGTGACTTTCAACGGCCACGCGGTCAACCCGCTGACAAAGCAGGAAACGCTGGGCTTTTCAGCCGACGGACATTTCAGCCGCGCGCAGTTCGGATTGACGACGTGGTATCCGGCCGTCGGCGACGATGTGCACGTCGCCATTCAGGCCGAATTTTCGAAAGCGCCAGCGGACGCCGCTCAGGCTGCGACCGCAGTCCAGTCGAGGATGACCTTGCCGCTATCGCCCGAGAGCATCGTGTCGAATGCGCGCTGATAGTCGTCGACGGGAAAGGTGTGCGTCAGGATCGGCGACAGGTCCAGGCCGCTTTGCAGCATCGCGACCATCTTGTACCAGGTCTCGAACATCTCGCGTCCGTAGATGCCTTTGATTTCGAGCCCCTTGAAAATCACCTGATTCCAGTCGATCGCCGTTTGCGCCGGCGGTATGCCGAGCAGCGCGACCTTGCCGCCGTGATTCATCGATTCGAGCATCGCCGTGAACGCGCTCGGCACGCCGGACATTTCCAGACCGACGTCGAAGCCCTCGGTCATGCCGAGTTCGCTCATTACGTCGCGAAGATCTTCGTTCGCCACGTTGACCGCGCGCGTCGCGCCCATCTTGCGCGCGAGTTCGAGCCGGTAGTCGTTCACGTCGGTGATGACGACATTGCGCGCGCCGACATGCCGCGCGATCGCCGCGGCCATCACGCCGATAGGACCCGCGCCGGTGATCAGCACATCCTCGCCGACGAGGTTGAACGAGAGCGCGGTGTGCGTCGCGTTGCCGAAAGGATCGAAGATCGCGGCGAGGTCATCGGAGATATCGGCCGGAATCTTGAACGCGTTGAAGGCGGGAATCACGAGATATTCGGCGAACGCACCCTCGCGGTTCACGCCGACGCCCACCGTGTTGCGGCACAGATGGCGACGGCCCGCGCGACAGTTGCGACAGAACCCGCAGGTGATATGGCCTTCGCCGGACACACGATCGCCGATGGCGAAGCCGCGCACTTCCTGCCCCATCTCCATGATCTCGCCGACGTACTCATGACCGACATGCATCGGCACGGGAATCGTCTTCTGCGCCCATTCGTCCCATTTCCAGATGTGGATGTCGGTGCCGCAGATCGCAGTCTTGCGGATTCGGATAAGGACGTCATTATGGCCGACTTCGGGCCGCTTCACGCGCGTCAACGTGAGACCGGGTGCGCGTTCGAGTTTGGCGAGGGCTTTCATTGCGTTTGATCCTGACGTTTGGTCTTCGTGGTGCTGCTCCGAAGGACGCGGACTTGTGGCCCGGTCCCCTTGCTTTATGCGCATAAAGTCTGCGGTGGCGCTCAGCGGATGACGCCGAGCGATCGGCCGACGCGCGCGAACGCATCGACCGCGCGATCGATCTGTTCGGCCGTGTGCGCCGCGCTCATCTGCGTACGGATGCGCGCGCGTCCCTTGGGCACCACCGGGTAGGAAAAGCCGATCACATAGACGCCTTCCTCGAGCAACGCATCGGCCATCTTCGAGGCGAGTTGCGCATCGCCAAGCATGACCGGAATGATCGGATGTTCACCCGGAACGAGATCAAAGCCGAGCGATGACATCGCGCGGCGGAAGTGCGCGCCGTTTTCGCGTACGCGCTGGCGCAGGGTCGCACCTTCATCGCTCTCAAGCAGTTCGAGCACTTTCAGCGATGCCGCCGCGATGCTCGGCGCCAACGTGTTCGAAAAAAGATACGGCCGGCTGCGCTGGCGCAACAAGTCGATGATCTCCTGATGCGCAGCGACATAACCGCCCGACGCGCCACCGAGTGCCTTGCCCAGCGTTCCGGTGATGATGTCCACGCGATCGAGCACGCCGCAATGCTCCGGCGTGCCGCGTCCGTTTCCGCCGATGAAACCGACAGCGTGCGAGTCATCGACCATGACGAGCGCGCCGTAGCGATCGGCGAGATCGCAAATGCCCGCGAGGTCGGCGATGATGCCGTCCATCGAGAAAACGCCGTCAGTCGCAATCAGCTTGAAGCGCGCGCCGGCGGCGTCGGCTTCTTGCAACCTGGCTTCGAGATCCGCGAGGTCGTTGTTCTTGTAGCGCAGGCGCCGCGCTTTCGACAGGCGCACACCGTCGATGATGCTGGCGTGGTTGAGTTCGTCGCTGATGATCGCGTCTTCTTCGCTCAGCAGCGTTTCGAACAGACCGCCGTTCGCGTCGAAGCAGCTCGAATAGAGGATCGCGTCATCGGTCTGAAGAAATTGCGCGATCGCGTGTTCGAGTTCCTTGTGGACGGTCTGCGTGCCGCAGATGAAGCGCACGGACGCCATGCCGAAACCGTCGGCGTCGAGACCGGCCTTCGCAGCCTCGATGAGGCGACGATCGTCCGCCAGTCCGAGGTAGTTGTTCGCGCAGAAGTTGAGCACGTCGCTGCCGTTCGCGAGCCGAATGCCCGATGCCTGCGGACTCGCGATCACGCGCTCCGATTTATAGAACCCCGCGGCGCGGATCTCGTCGAGCGTCGAGCGAAGATGGGAGAGGTATCGATCTTTCATCGTAATCCTTGTTCTCGGCCTGCTGCTGCAATCCGCGCTCCGTTGCTCGCGCACGCGGCCCATAGCCCTGTTATAGTGCATCCATCGCATCGGACACGTTCGATATATCGAACCAAATTCCGATATGACGAACACTTTAAGGGATTGGTCGATTCATGGCAAGCACGGGTTCGGAAGGAAAAGCAGGCGACTTCACGGCGACCGGTGCGGCGCCGCCGCGCGTCGGAGAAACGATTCAACGATTACGCAATGAAAGACGATTGACGCTGGACGATCTGTCGCGGGCCGCCGGCGTGTCGAAGTCGATGTTGTCGGAAATCGAGCGCGACAAGGCCAATCCGACCATCGCGGTCGCCTGGAGACTGACCAACGCGCTCGGCATCAGTCTGGATCAGTTGTTCGCGCAACAAAGACCGGTCGAGGCGATCCGCATCGCCGGACCGCACGAAATACCCACGCTGAGCGGCGACAACGGCGGCTATCAGTTGCGCGTGTGGGGCCCGATAGAACTCGCGGGCAAATTCGAGTGGTACGAACTCACGTTGCAATCGGGCGCGGCGCTCACGTCGAACGCGCATGAACCCCGCACCCGCGAACATCTCACCGTCCTGAACGGATCGATTGAAGTGGAGGCCTCGGGGACAACGCGGCGGCTCAAGGCTGGAGAAACGGCGCGCTATGCAGCGGATGAAGCGCACGCGATCCGCAATGTGGGCCGTGCCGATGCCCGAGCATTGCTGGTGGTCGTTCACGGCTGACCGTCAACGCTGACCCCCAGCGCCCGCGCCGCTGCTGCCGACTTTATGCGCAGAAAGTCGGCGCTCGCGAGCGCCCATCATCAAAGAAAAACGGGACGCATGTAACAGCGCGTCCCGTTCGAAGCGGCATCGCCTACGCGTTGCCGTGATGCCCGTGTTACGGGTTCTTCTTGACACTGTCCTTCAGGTCTTCGCGTGCATCACCCACGCCCTTTTGAACTTTGCCGGCCGCCTGCTGCAAATCGCCCTTGGCTTCCTGAGCCTTGTCCCCGGTCATTTTCCCGACGCCCTCGTTGATCTTGCCCTTGACCTGCTTGCCAACGCCTTCTACTTGATCCTTGTTCATCTCAGTTCTCCCGTGGTTTGCGACGCTATGTGGTGGCGCAGTGCCTTCGAACGAACGCCCGAAAGCGTCTGCGCGTTCCGCTCAGGAGATTTCCTAAGCATGGTTCCACGATGCGCTTCGTTCGCCAGCACGCAAAGCGGCGGATGTCTGAAATGCACGTAGGCGGAATCGCACATACACCCAGGTCGAGTAGCGCGACGCTATTTTCATTGCAACAAGTACTGTATGTTTGTACAGTACAATAAGACCAGGTGGGAAGGGGTGAATCATGGAGTCGAACGGCGAAAATCTAAGCAGGAAGCAGTTCTCCCGTGCGGTGCGCGACCTCGAGCGCATCACGCGTCAAGTAGCGGGGCGTTACATCGACCAGGGCGTGCCGCTGACGTGGCGGCTGCTGCATGCCATCGAGGCCGAGGCTGTGGCGGACCTGGGTTTTGCCGGACGGCATGAACCCGCGTTACGCGAATTGTTCGCGCGGCCCGATAACTTTCATTTCCCCGAAACGGACGATGTAGTCGACGTCGCCTGCTCCGACGCCTTGCCAGCCGTGTTCGCCTTCGCGGTCGACGCCTACGAGCGTGCCGCCCGACACGGCCGACCGCAACTCGCCATCGCCGCCCACTGACTGCCCTGCACCCGGCACGCGGTCCGACCCGCGTGCCCCCGCTTCATCGACTTCCAGGCGAATTCAGTCGAATAGCATCAGGGCGCGAAGTCGGCCGCCATGTCCGCATCGGAACGTGCCTGAAGCTTGCCGTCGCGACACGCCGTGCGAAACACCTCGTAGTCCTTTTCCACCTGGTCCGCGTAACCGCGTCCGTAGCGCACCAGCGCTTCGGCCATTCGATCGCTGTTGCCGATATAGCCTGAAATTTCCAGCGCCAGACCGCCCGATTTAGCGTGGGCGCGCGCGAGGGCCCAGCCGCACAGCGCGGCGTATTCGCGAAAGGCTTCGTCGCTGTAG is a window encoding:
- a CDS encoding PLP-dependent aminotransferase family protein; the encoded protein is MRHEKPSLSATLANNLARQITEGVLRAGDKLPSIREYAEANGCSKNTVISAFDTLTANGLIEPRRGAGFYVASVVKPQPHDEDAPTLDRAMDSVWLMREQLQSKPDFLNLGEGFPPVAWLEETRLDHFHQRVVRTGVASLFRYGSRFGYLPLRQHLQQKLAGYEIEAAPQQIVLTHGANQAMDMVVRYFVRAGDTVLVDDPGYYALFGKLKLSGANIVGVPRGVDGPDIAALEECLKTHRPRLFFTQSVGHNPTATDISAAKAHRILQLAEAHDLIVVENDALADLKPRSATRISALDQLRRTIYIGSFSKSVSAALRVGFLACDADLASDLADVKMLTHVSSSEYCERTLDAIVSDGHFLRHTNRLQDRLKRATATGVEALTRLNATIFKVSDQSLYLWARLPGRDDSIAFAKEMLDKHVILAPGTIFAAHANSVSPWCRFNVAYLNDPRFERALG
- a CDS encoding YceI family protein; translated protein: MKFYKRVVSFLAAAALTACTPLQVVTHRVSSNEASVPPGHYQLDPHHWNVSFDVDHFRYSRFVIRFDKTTAQLDWNADGMSGSSVRATIDASSVNTNVPLLDRMLKGPDMFDVARYPDIVFASTAFQRTEDDKGVLTGDLTIRGTTKPVTLNVTFNGHAVNPLTKQETLGFSADGHFSRAQFGLTTWYPAVGDDVHVAIQAEFSKAPADAAQAATAVQSRMTLPLSPESIVSNAR
- the tdh gene encoding L-threonine 3-dehydrogenase, with the protein product MKALAKLERAPGLTLTRVKRPEVGHNDVLIRIRKTAICGTDIHIWKWDEWAQKTIPVPMHVGHEYVGEIMEMGQEVRGFAIGDRVSGEGHITCGFCRNCRAGRRHLCRNTVGVGVNREGAFAEYLVIPAFNAFKIPADISDDLAAIFDPFGNATHTALSFNLVGEDVLITGAGPIGVMAAAIARHVGARNVVITDVNDYRLELARKMGATRAVNVANEDLRDVMSELGMTEGFDVGLEMSGVPSAFTAMLESMNHGGKVALLGIPPAQTAIDWNQVIFKGLEIKGIYGREMFETWYKMVAMLQSGLDLSPILTHTFPVDDYQRAFDTMLSGDSGKVILDWTAVAA
- a CDS encoding glycine C-acetyltransferase gives rise to the protein MKDRYLSHLRSTLDEIRAAGFYKSERVIASPQASGIRLANGSDVLNFCANNYLGLADDRRLIEAAKAGLDADGFGMASVRFICGTQTVHKELEHAIAQFLQTDDAILYSSCFDANGGLFETLLSEEDAIISDELNHASIIDGVRLSKARRLRYKNNDLADLEARLQEADAAGARFKLIATDGVFSMDGIIADLAGICDLADRYGALVMVDDSHAVGFIGGNGRGTPEHCGVLDRVDIITGTLGKALGGASGGYVAAHQEIIDLLRQRSRPYLFSNTLAPSIAAASLKVLELLESDEGATLRQRVRENGAHFRRAMSSLGFDLVPGEHPIIPVMLGDAQLASKMADALLEEGVYVIGFSYPVVPKGRARIRTQMSAAHTAEQIDRAVDAFARVGRSLGVIR
- a CDS encoding helix-turn-helix domain-containing protein, whose protein sequence is MASTGSEGKAGDFTATGAAPPRVGETIQRLRNERRLTLDDLSRAAGVSKSMLSEIERDKANPTIAVAWRLTNALGISLDQLFAQQRPVEAIRIAGPHEIPTLSGDNGGYQLRVWGPIELAGKFEWYELTLQSGAALTSNAHEPRTREHLTVLNGSIEVEASGTTRRLKAGETARYAADEAHAIRNVGRADARALLVVVHG
- a CDS encoding CsbD family protein, which encodes MNKDQVEGVGKQVKGKINEGVGKMTGDKAQEAKGDLQQAAGKVQKGVGDAREDLKDSVKKNP
- a CDS encoding DUF2471 family protein; its protein translation is MESNGENLSRKQFSRAVRDLERITRQVAGRYIDQGVPLTWRLLHAIEAEAVADLGFAGRHEPALRELFARPDNFHFPETDDVVDVACSDALPAVFAFAVDAYERAARHGRPQLAIAAH